The Streptomyces armeniacus genomic interval CGGGCGTCGCGCCGCCGCCGGGCGGTGTGTGCACGCCGTGCGACGGCGTCGAGCCGGGCAGCTGGACGGGCGGCGCGGGCGCCCAGGGGCCGGGGCCGCCGTACGGCGGGGTGCGGTAGGGGTCCTCGGCGTGCAACGGCCGCGGGGCCGCCGCGGAGTCCGCAGGCGCCGCGGCGGAAGACGTGGCGGACGCGTCCGGTGTGCCGGACGTACCGGGGCCGCTCTCCGTGCCGTCCGTGTCCGGGCCGCCGGTGCGGTCGTACGTCCCGGTGGGCCCGCCTCCGGTGCCGGGCTCGCCGGACGGCTCGGGAACGCCGGATGACGGCGTCTCGCCGCCGTCGCCCACGTCCGCGGGCAGCTGTTCGCTGGAGGCCCTTCGTGGGCGGCTCCACCACTTCGGCTTCGGCCGGGTGGCCTTCCCCTCGTCCATGCTCTCCCCATCGTTCTCCGCGCCTCGCACAGGATTCAACCAGGTCCACGGGACCTTGGCCCAGCGAGGCGGGCGGTCAGCGTGGTGGGGTGGCCGCTGGTGTGGCGGGCGCGGGTGCCGGTGCCGTCGCCGCCGGAGTGCGGCCCGGGACAGCGCCCATCGGCGTCCGCTTGTCGGCGGCCAGCGCCCGGGACGGCGCGGGCGGGCGCGTCAGCGAGGGTGTGAAGGCCGACGACCCGCGCATCAGGGGGTGGTCCCGGACAGGCACGGACATGCTGGCCATCAGCTGTGTCCGTACGGAGGTGGTGGCCGCGGGCCGCGGCGACGCGGTGGCCGCGCGCTGCTGCCCGGCCTCGCCGCCGGAGCCGCCCCGGCGGCGTCCGTCCCGGTCCGCGGCCGCGGGCGAGGCGGGCGTACGGGCGGGGCCTGCGGAGGCGCCGCCGCGCTCGCCGGCCGCGACGGGTGATCCCCCGGCCGAGCCGGAGTTGAGCGGTCCGCTCAGTGCGAGGGCGGCCACCGAGAAGGCGCCTGCCGCGACGAAGGCGAACCGGCGCCCGCGCGAGGGCGTCCGCTCCACCTCGTGCCCGCGATGTATGCGGAATCCACGGTCCGGGGTGAGCGCGCTCGCTCCGCGCCCGGCGGGCAGATAGTCCAGGGCCAGCGGGGAGCGGGCCCGGCGGAGGACGCCCGGCATGGGCCCGCCGTCCGCACCGTCACCGCGCTCCGGGCCGTCACCGGGGCCGGAGGCTGAGCCGGTGTCGCCGCCCGCGGGCAGGCCCTGGAGGCGGGCCAGCAGGCCGTCCGAGGGGGGCGGCGGAGCGGAGTCCGCGAAGACATTCTTGAGACGGCGCTGGGCGTCGGCTTCGGCCTTACAGCTCCAGCAGGTGGCCAGATGCGACAGGACCCGCTCGCGCGCGTCGTGCCCCAGCTCGCCGTCCACGAGTGCCGCCAGACGGTCGCCGAGATGCTGCTCGGCAGGCGTCAGGCCGTTGTCCGTGCCGTTCACTCCGCCCCGACCTCCCCGGACAGACCACCGGGGACCGCCGCGCTCAACGCGCGCTGCTGCTCGGCGCGGGCGGCGGGCGAACGGTGCTGCAGGGCCTTGCGCAGGTGCGAGCGGCCGCGGTGGATGCGGCTGCGCACGGTGCCGAGCTTCACGCCCAGGGTGGCGGCGATCTCCTCGTACGACAGCCCCTCGATGTCGCAGAGCACCACGGCCGCCCGGAACTCCGGGGCGAGCGTGTCGAGTGCCTGCTGCACGTCGGCGTCGAAGTGCGTGTCGTTGAAGTGCTGCTGCGGGGTGGGCTCGCGGCTGGGCAGCCGCTCCGCCGCGTCGTCGGCGAGCGCGTCGAAGCGGATGCGCTGCTTGCGGCGCACGGTGTCCAGGAAGAGGTTCGTGGTGATGCGGTGCAGCCAGCCCTCGAAGGTGCCGGGCGTGTACGTGGACAGCGACCGGAAGACGCGGACGAAGACCTCCTGAGTGAGGTCCTCGGCGTCGTGCTGGTTCCCGGTCAGGCGGTACGCCAGCCGGTAGACCCGGGCGCTGTGCGTGCTGACGATCTCCTCCCACGTGGGAGGGGTCCACGCCTGGGCGTCCGCATCAGTGTCGAACGTGGCGGTCGCAGCGGAGTCGGCTGTGTGGACGTGGTCAGCATTCTTGGTCACGGATTTCGGCTCGCCCGCCGACCTGCGAAAGCGCCTCAGCACTCTCAGGCCTCCGGCCGCAGCCGCACCTCCCCTGTCGGCTCTGGTGGTGTCCAGTGGAGCCCCTACCATAGCCACCTCGCCCGTTAGCTCCGGATAAGCAAATTTGACCTGCATTTGCGACCCGCTTCTCGTCCATTCGCCCACTCTCCCAACGCCCGGTCCCACCAACAGGTTCCCGGGCCAACGGATACAGTCTCGGTTGCGTCGACTACGGGGACAGGAGAGGGCCATTACCGGCAACCGGCAGACCAGCTGGGCGTTCGCCGATGCGTACTGCGCCGAGCTCGTCGAGAACGCCGAGGGCGTGGCACTGCGCTGGGCCCGTGACCGGGCCCGGGAAGCGGGGCTGTCCTCGGTGTCGTCGGCCACGGGCGCGGCCCTCCGGCTGCTCGCCGCCACGGCCGACGCCAAGGCGGTGGCCGAGATCGGCACGGGCACCGGCGTCTCCGGAATACATCTGCTGCGCGGCATGCGCCCGGACGGCGTGCTGACCACGGTCGACATCGAACCGGAACGCCAGCAATTCGCCCGGCAGGCATTCCGCGGCGCCGGTTTCGCGGGCAACCGGGCGCGCTTCATTCCGGGCCGCGCGCTGGATGTCCTGCCCCGTCTCGCGGACGGCGGTTACGACCTCGTGTTCTGCGACGGCGACCGAATGGAATACCCGGATTACCTCGGCGAATCGTTGCGCCTGCTGCGCACGGGCGGCCTCGTCTGCTTCGAGGGCGTCTTCGCCGACGGCCACACGGTCGACTCCGGAACCCAGCGCGCCGAAGTGCTCAAGCTGCGTGAACTGCTGCGCACCGTACGGGAGAGCGCGGCGCTGGCGGTCTCCCTGCTGCCGGTCGGTGACGGGCTGCTGTGCGCCGTCAAGCAGGGCCGCTGACCCGGCGGGCACGGGTGCCCCCGGGGGCGCCGGAGACGGCGGTGCCCCGGGGCGTATCCCACGCTCCGGGGCAGCCCGATGGTGACAGTGTCAGCCGCAGACCTTCTTCAGCTCTTCGCCGAGCGCTACCGCCTCGTCCGGGGTCAGCTCGACGACGAGTCGCCCACCGCCTTCGAGCGGAACGCGCATGACGATGCCCCGCCCCTCCTTGGTCACCTCGAGCGGGCCGTCGCCCGTTCGCGGCTTCATGGCCGCCATGCTCGTTCCCCTTCCTGAAACCAGCTCATCATCAGCCGACGGCCTCGGGTAGGCACGTGTGACCGGCATCGAACACATTGCTTCCTCGTCATTATCCCGCATGCCGCGACCCGATGACCAACAACGGTCTGCATCCCTTCGGCAACGCGCTATCGCAAAACCACCCAATTCGGCGATCAAGCCGTGATACTGCTCGACATTCCGCTTCCGGCCCGCCCCGGACCCTTTGACTCAGGTCACAACGCCACCCGCGCGCGTCCCCGAGCCGTCGTCTACCGGCTCCCGTTGATCTACGCCATGCTGGGGCTCATGGCCGACACCGTGCTCTACGACCTCACCGAGGGTCTCGCGACGATCACACTCAACCGCCCCGACGCGATGAACGCTCTCGACGACGAGACGAAGGCGGCGCTGCGCGACGCGCTGCGGACCGCGGCGGACGAAACGGCCGTACGGGCCGTGCTGCTCACCGGGAACGGCCGCGCCTTCTGCGTGGGACAGGACCTCAAGGAGCACATCGGCGCGCTGCGCGAGAAGGGCGGCAGCGCGCTCACCACCGTGCGCGAACACTACAACCCCATCACGCTCACGCTCTCCGGCATGCCGAAGCCCGTCGTGGCCGCCGTGAACGGCGTCGCGGCGGGCGCCGGCGCGGGCTTCGCCTTCGCGGCGGACTACCGGCTGATGGCCGACACGGCCGCCTTCAACACCTCCTTCGCCGGGGTGGCGCTCACCGCCGACTCCGGGATGTCCTGGTCACTGCCGCGGCTGGTCGGCACCGCCCGCGCCACGGAGTTGCTGCTTTTCCCGCGCAACGTCAAGGCGCCCGAGGCGCTCGAACTCGGCCTGGCCAACAGGGTGGTGGCCGCCGCGGACCTGGCCGCCGAAGCGGAGTCGGTGGCCCGGCAGTTGGCGCAGGGGCCGACCGCCGCCTACGCCGCGCTCAAGGAGTCGCTCGCCTTCGGCGCCTCGCACTCGCTGGCGGAAACCCTGGAGAAGGAGGCGGAGTTGCAGATCCGCGCCGGGGGCTCGGCCGACCACGCCATCGCCGTCGAGGCGTTCGTGAACAAGGAGCAGCCCCGCTACACCGGCCGCTGACACCGCCGTTCGCTCGCACCGGCCGGCACGGGGCCCGCGGAGTCAGCGCGCGCCGCGGGCCCAGCAGTCGGCCAGGTGGTCGTCGACCAGGCCGCACGCCTGCATCAGCGCGTACGCCGTGGTGGGTCCGACGAAGCGGAAGCCGAGCTTCTTGAGGGCCTTGGACATCGCCGTCGACTCCGGGGTGATCGCGGGGACGTCCGTGAGCGTACGGGGTGCGGGGCGGCCGTCCGGGTCCGGCGCGAACGACCAGATCAGCGCGTCCAGCTCCCCCGGTGCCAGCTCCGCGGCCACCCGTGCGTTCGCGATCGTGGCCGTGATCTTGGCGCGGTTCCGGATGATGCCCGTGTCAGCGAGCAGCCGCTCCTCGTCCGCCGCCGTGAAGGCCGCGACCTCCGAGATCTTGAACCCGCTGAACGCGGCCCGGAAGCCCTCCCGGCGGCGCAGGATCGTGAGCCAGGACAGCCCGGACTGGAACGCCTCCAGGCTCAGCCGCTCGTACAGCGCGTCGTCCCCGTGCACCGGGCGGCCCCACTCGGCGTCGTGGTACGCCACGTAGTCCTCGGCGGACAGGCCCCACGGGCAGCGCAGCCGCCCGTCCGGGCCGGGCTGCGCCGCGCCCTCGGCGCCCGCGCCGCCCCCGCCCGCGCCGCCGCCCGTGTCCTCAGTGCTCGTCACGTCGTCTCTCCTCCACGCCCTTGAACAGGTCCGTACGCCCCATGGCCGCCGCCTGCGCACCGGCCAGCGCGGACTCCAGCTCGGCGATGCGGGCGTCCCGCTCGGCCAGCTCCGCGCCGAGCCGGTCGAGCACGTCGTCGACCTCCCGCATGCGGTATCCGCGGGCCGCCAGCGGCAGCCGCAGCGTCTCCACGTCAGCGCGGCCCACCTGCCGGTGCGCGGGCAGCGGGTCGTCCAGCCGGTCCGGCGGCACGTCGGTGAGGCCGCCGACCGCGGCCTGGTCCGGGCCGCGCCCGTCCCCGCTGCCGAGCACCGCGAGCGTGACCGCGGCGACCACCACGACCAGCGAGATCAGCAAGAACCAGAACACGGCCATCTCCCCGAGGTCCGTTTGAATGTGTGCGGCTGCCCATGCTCTCCGATCGTGCCATGGAGCACTGACAGTTAGGGTCGGCCACGGGGCCCGTGCAGTGGCCACGCGGTGGTGACGAGACCGAGAGGACGGCGGATGCTGCGCCTGGGGACACGCGAGTTCGGCGGGAACGAGCCGGTGATCATGGCGATCGTGAACCGGACGCCGGACTCCTTCTACGACCGCGGCGCCACCTTCCGCGACGAGCCGGCCCTGGACCGCGTCGAGCAGGCGATGTCAGAGGGCGCTGCCATCATCGACGTCGGCGGGGTGAAGGCCGGTCCGGGCGACGAGGTGACGGTCGAGGAGGAGGTGCGCCGTACGGTCGGCTTCGTGGCCGAGGTCCGGCGGCGCTATCCGGACGTGGTGATCAGCGTGGACACCTGGCGGCACGAGGTCGGCGAGGCGGTCTGCGCCGCGGGCGCGGACCTGCTCAACGACGCGTGGGGCGGCGCCGATCCGGAGCTGGCCGCGGTGGCGGCGCGGCACGGCGCCGGGCTGGTCTGCACGCACGTGGGCGGCGCCCAGCCGCGTACGCGCCCGCACCGGGTGACGTACGAGGGCGGCGACGTGATGGCCGACATCCTGCGGGTCACGCTCGGGCTGGCGGAGCGGGCGGCCGGGCTCGGCGTGCGCCGCGACGGCATCCTGATCGACCCGGGGCACGACTTCGGGAAGTCGACCCGGCACTCGCTGGAGGCCACCCGGCGGCTGGACGAGATGACGGCGACGGGCTGGCCGGTCCTGGTCTCCCTGTCCAACAAGGACTTCGTCGGCGAGACGCTGGACAAGCCGGTCAAGGAGCGGCTGACCGGGACGCTCGCGACGACCGCCGTGTCGGCCTGGCTGGGCGCGCAGGTGTACCGCGTGCACGAGGTCGCCGAGACCCGCCAGGTGCTGGACATGGTGGCGTCCATCGCGGGCCACCGCAGCCCGGCCGTGGCCCGGCGCGGACTGGCCTGAACGTACGGCGGGCCGGGCCGGGCGCGCCGTACGGACCGCCGGTCAGCGCGCCGTACGGGCAGGGCAGCCGGGCCGGTGCGCCGTACGGCCGCCCGCGCCCTCCGCGCTAGCCCGCCTCCTTGGTCACCAGCGCGACCGCCTCGTCCAGGTCGTCCGTGACGTGGAACAGCTCCATGTCGTGCGCCGACGCCTTGCCGGTGCCCGCCACGGAGTCGCGCAGCCAGTCGATCAGGCCCTGCCAGTACGCGGTGCCGAGCAGCACGATCGGGAAGCGGGTGACCTTCTTCGTCTGCACCAGCGTGAGCGCCTCGAACAGCTCGTCCAGTGTGCCCATGCCGCCCGGCAGCACGACGAACCCGCGCGCGTACTTCACGAACATCGTCTTGCGCACGAAGAAGTAGCGGAAGTTGACCCCGATGTCGACATAGGGATTCAGGCCCTGCTCGAAGGGCAGCTCGATGCCGAGTCCGACCGAGGTGCCGCCCGCCTCCAGCGCGCCCTTGTTCGCGGCCTCCATGGCGCCCGGACCGCCCCCGGTGATCA includes:
- a CDS encoding DUF3117 domain-containing protein, with amino-acid sequence MAAMKPRTGDGPLEVTKEGRGIVMRVPLEGGGRLVVELTPDEAVALGEELKKVCG
- the folP gene encoding dihydropteroate synthase — protein: MLRLGTREFGGNEPVIMAIVNRTPDSFYDRGATFRDEPALDRVEQAMSEGAAIIDVGGVKAGPGDEVTVEEEVRRTVGFVAEVRRRYPDVVISVDTWRHEVGEAVCAAGADLLNDAWGGADPELAAVAARHGAGLVCTHVGGAQPRTRPHRVTYEGGDVMADILRVTLGLAERAAGLGVRRDGILIDPGHDFGKSTRHSLEATRRLDEMTATGWPVLVSLSNKDFVGETLDKPVKERLTGTLATTAVSAWLGAQVYRVHEVAETRQVLDMVASIAGHRSPAVARRGLA
- the sigE gene encoding RNA polymerase sigma factor SigE, whose product is MVGAPLDTTRADRGGAAAAGGLRVLRRFRRSAGEPKSVTKNADHVHTADSAATATFDTDADAQAWTPPTWEEIVSTHSARVYRLAYRLTGNQHDAEDLTQEVFVRVFRSLSTYTPGTFEGWLHRITTNLFLDTVRRKQRIRFDALADDAAERLPSREPTPQQHFNDTHFDADVQQALDTLAPEFRAAVVLCDIEGLSYEEIAATLGVKLGTVRSRIHRGRSHLRKALQHRSPAARAEQQRALSAAVPGGLSGEVGAE
- a CDS encoding DivIVA domain-containing protein; the encoded protein is MAVFWFLLISLVVVVAAVTLAVLGSGDGRGPDQAAVGGLTDVPPDRLDDPLPAHRQVGRADVETLRLPLAARGYRMREVDDVLDRLGAELAERDARIAELESALAGAQAAAMGRTDLFKGVEERRRDEH
- a CDS encoding DNA-3-methyladenine glycosylase I, producing the protein MTSTEDTGGGAGGGGAGAEGAAQPGPDGRLRCPWGLSAEDYVAYHDAEWGRPVHGDDALYERLSLEAFQSGLSWLTILRRREGFRAAFSGFKISEVAAFTAADEERLLADTGIIRNRAKITATIANARVAAELAPGELDALIWSFAPDPDGRPAPRTLTDVPAITPESTAMSKALKKLGFRFVGPTTAYALMQACGLVDDHLADCWARGAR
- a CDS encoding enoyl-CoA hydratase-related protein — its product is MADTVLYDLTEGLATITLNRPDAMNALDDETKAALRDALRTAADETAVRAVLLTGNGRAFCVGQDLKEHIGALREKGGSALTTVREHYNPITLTLSGMPKPVVAAVNGVAAGAGAGFAFAADYRLMADTAAFNTSFAGVALTADSGMSWSLPRLVGTARATELLLFPRNVKAPEALELGLANRVVAAADLAAEAESVARQLAQGPTAAYAALKESLAFGASHSLAETLEKEAELQIRAGGSADHAIAVEAFVNKEQPRYTGR
- a CDS encoding anti-sigma factor family protein, giving the protein MNGTDNGLTPAEQHLGDRLAALVDGELGHDARERVLSHLATCWSCKAEADAQRRLKNVFADSAPPPPSDGLLARLQGLPAGGDTGSASGPGDGPERGDGADGGPMPGVLRRARSPLALDYLPAGRGASALTPDRGFRIHRGHEVERTPSRGRRFAFVAAGAFSVAALALSGPLNSGSAGGSPVAAGERGGASAGPARTPASPAAADRDGRRRGGSGGEAGQQRAATASPRPAATTSVRTQLMASMSVPVRDHPLMRGSSAFTPSLTRPPAPSRALAADKRTPMGAVPGRTPAATAPAPAPATPAATPPR
- a CDS encoding TIGR00730 family Rossman fold protein, whose translation is MDTPEEQREPQEQRLGPVVRRRRQVQAGTTDQRLLDTAGPSDFIHRDPWRVMRIQSEFVEGFGALAELGPAVSVFGSARTPLDSPEYESGVRIGRGLADAGFAVITGGGPGAMEAANKGALEAGGTSVGLGIELPFEQGLNPYVDIGVNFRYFFVRKTMFVKYARGFVVLPGGMGTLDELFEALTLVQTKKVTRFPIVLLGTAYWQGLIDWLRDSVAGTGKASAHDMELFHVTDDLDEAVALVTKEAG
- a CDS encoding O-methyltransferase, giving the protein MRRLRGQERAITGNRQTSWAFADAYCAELVENAEGVALRWARDRAREAGLSSVSSATGAALRLLAATADAKAVAEIGTGTGVSGIHLLRGMRPDGVLTTVDIEPERQQFARQAFRGAGFAGNRARFIPGRALDVLPRLADGGYDLVFCDGDRMEYPDYLGESLRLLRTGGLVCFEGVFADGHTVDSGTQRAEVLKLRELLRTVRESAALAVSLLPVGDGLLCAVKQGR